A single window of Salvelinus namaycush isolate Seneca chromosome 11, SaNama_1.0, whole genome shotgun sequence DNA harbors:
- the LOC120055745 gene encoding cAMP-specific 3',5'-cyclic phosphodiesterase 4B-like, producing MGLCCSETNKKTFGILTSWKQFKRMLNRELTHLSEMSRSGNQVSEFISNTFLDKQNELELPCPMAKTRERKKRTHHQTQQGGQTPGQGTMTQISGVRKVSQTPVLQGCSVSRFGVKTDQEDLLSKDLEDINKWGLNIFRVAEHSHNRPLTCTMYTIFQERDLMKTFKIPADTFVTFMLTLEAHYHSDVEYHNSLHAADVAQSTHILLATPALDAVFTDLEILAAIFAAAIHDVDHPGVSNQFLINTNSELALMYNDESVLENHHLAVGFKLLQEDNCDIFQNLTKKQRQSLRRMVIDMVLATDMSKHMSLLADLKTMVETKKVTSSGVLLLDNYTDKIQVMRNMVHCADLSNPTKSLDLYRQWTDRIMNEFSHQGDRERERGIEISPMCDKHTASVEKSQVGFIDYIVHPLWETWADLVHPDAQDILDTLEDNRNWYQSMIPQSPSPPFCTGDGEGEGEGGEGGHKFQFELTLDDGQDEDGQIGREEGERGTEGGRSPMDQGGVEMEMRGASPT from the exons TTCAAGAGGATGTTGAACCGGGAGCTGACCCACCTGTCAGAGATGAGTCGCTCCGGCAACCAGGTGTCAGAGTTCATCTCCAACACCTTCCTTG acAAGCAGAATGAGTTGGAGTTGCCGTGCCCTATGGCCAAGAccagggagaggaagaagagaaccCACCACCAGACCCAGCAGGGGGGTCAGACTCCGGGTCAAGGGACGATGACCCAGATCAGTGGGGTCAGGAAGGTCAGCCAAACCCCCGTGCTCCAAGGCTGCAGCGTCAGCCGCTTCGGGGTCAAAACAGACCAGGAGGAcctgctgtctaag gacCTCGAGGATATCAACAAGTGGGGTCTGAACATCTTCAGGGTGGCCGAGCACTCCCACAACCGCCCgctcacttgcaccatgtacacCATCTTCCAG GAGCGAGACTTGATGAAGACGTTCAAGATCCCTGCGGACACATTCGTGACCTTCATGTTGACCCTGGAAGCGCACTACCACTCAGACGTAGAATACCACAACAGCCTCCACGCTGCAGACGTGGCCCAGTCCACACACATCCTGCTCGCCACACCCGCTCTGGAC GCCGTCTTCACAGATCTGGAGATCTTGGCGGCCATCTTTGCGGCAGCCATCCATGACGTGGACCATCCTGGTGTCTCCAACCAGTTCCtcattaacacca ACTCAGAGCTAGCCCTGATGTATAACGACGAGTCGGTCCTGGAGAACCACCACCTGGCCGTGGGCTTCAAGCTGCTGCAGGAGGACAACTGTGACATCTTCCAGAATCTGACCAAAAAACAACGCCAGTCCCTCAGGAGAATGGTCATAGACATG gtaCTGGCTACTGACATGTCCAAACACATGAGCCTACTGGCTGACCTGAAGACCATGGTGGAGACCAAGAAGGTGACCAGCTCTGGAGTGTTGCTGCTGGACAACTACACAGACAAAATACAG GTGATGCGTAACATGGTTCACTGCGCAGACCTGAGCAATCCGACCAAGTCCCTGGACCTGTACCGCCAGTGGACCGACCGCATCATGAACGAGTTCTCCCACCAGGGAGaccgggagagggagagaggcatcGAGATCAGCCCCATGTGTGATAAGCATACGGCTTCAGTGGAGAAGAGCCAG gtgGGCTTCATAGACTACATCGTCCACCCTCTGTGGGAGACGTGGGCTGACCTGGTGCACCCTGACGCCCAGGATATCCTGGATACCCTGGAAGACAACAGGAACTGGTACCAGAGCATGATCCCCCAGagcccctctccccccttctgCACCGGAgacggagagggggagggagagggcggAGAAGGAGGTCACAAGTTCCAGTTTGAGCTGACGCTAGATGACGGACAGGATGAGGATGGACAGATAGGAAGGGAGGAGGGCGAGAGGGGGACAGAAGGGGGACGGTCGCCAATGGACCAGGGTGGAGTAGAGATGGAGATGCGTGGGGCTTCCCCCACATAA